A region from the Francisella orientalis FNO12 genome encodes:
- a CDS encoding glycosyltransferase family 2 protein: MKKLLSLIAALLVLYGLSQVGETFASIALLSFLCCFVIYLFVTSKSRKLNLITIIYVLLSFIFVVFTTIAILSVDYSSHPFISMLILCILLPTFFLLGYRIILSVHCFIDSLFGKNKNFQETDEELGCSVVITTRNEPFDVCKLTFDSAYQLDYPTGKIEIIIVDNSDLDHPDFLKWQGYVNKHNMQEGISCKFIHRNGTEGFKPRNLDIAMQHINFDYVLFLDADSTLPQSALKVGLPEFKKDSKLGFVSFLIESTNYSTNLVTKVASIFQNTIRYFNEFVGKYGYCNYQGHNGIWSKQALQATSKWEEYYKSQVMVTEDIAAGFRCYESGFNSAPIFLKTGEWVPTSLKEFEKMWLRWSFGGMQVMHKYMSNIISSSSLNFRVKLDMLYLLFKVVASGFPIFALLLVIFPRNNIAFVSIVNVTLIPLLILSVWYYLYGDIKGSFISKISQIYIAMFMLSSFVFWCGIKAEINYYLNKPQGWKPTSKVFDKVEGWAQVIYDNIGKLSFSFVGLIIAIYSIFTLYSQTDFYLYMLCMLPSILLFLNTILCVLVLGRARY, encoded by the coding sequence ATGAAAAAACTGTTATCTCTTATAGCAGCTTTACTTGTTCTTTATGGTCTTTCACAGGTTGGAGAGACTTTTGCAAGTATAGCGCTATTATCTTTTTTGTGTTGTTTTGTTATCTATCTATTCGTGACATCTAAGTCTCGTAAGCTAAATCTTATAACGATAATATATGTATTATTAAGCTTTATTTTTGTGGTATTTACTACAATTGCGATATTGAGCGTTGATTATAGTTCTCATCCATTTATATCAATGTTGATATTGTGTATATTGTTACCAACTTTCTTTTTACTTGGTTATAGAATCATTTTAAGTGTTCATTGTTTCATTGATAGTCTTTTTGGTAAAAATAAGAATTTTCAGGAAACTGATGAAGAGCTAGGATGTTCTGTCGTTATAACTACACGTAATGAACCTTTCGATGTTTGTAAATTAACTTTTGATTCGGCATATCAGCTTGATTATCCTACTGGTAAAATCGAGATAATAATTGTTGATAATAGTGATTTAGATCATCCAGACTTCTTGAAATGGCAAGGTTATGTTAACAAGCATAATATGCAAGAAGGTATAAGTTGTAAGTTTATCCATAGAAATGGGACAGAAGGTTTTAAGCCACGTAATCTTGATATTGCAATGCAACATATTAATTTTGATTATGTATTGTTTCTCGATGCTGATTCAACTTTACCTCAAAGTGCGTTAAAAGTAGGGTTACCAGAGTTTAAAAAAGATTCTAAGCTTGGTTTTGTTAGTTTCTTGATAGAAAGTACTAACTATAGTACTAATTTAGTTACTAAGGTCGCTAGTATTTTCCAAAATACAATTCGCTATTTTAATGAATTTGTAGGTAAATATGGCTATTGTAATTATCAGGGGCACAATGGTATTTGGAGTAAACAAGCACTACAAGCAACATCTAAATGGGAAGAATATTATAAATCTCAAGTTATGGTCACAGAAGATATTGCAGCTGGATTTAGGTGTTATGAATCAGGGTTTAATAGTGCGCCTATTTTTCTTAAAACAGGAGAGTGGGTTCCTACATCTCTCAAAGAGTTTGAGAAAATGTGGTTAAGATGGTCTTTTGGTGGTATGCAAGTAATGCATAAATATATGTCAAATATTATAAGCTCTTCTAGTCTGAACTTTAGAGTGAAGCTTGATATGTTGTATTTATTATTTAAGGTTGTAGCTTCAGGCTTTCCAATATTTGCATTATTATTAGTTATTTTTCCGAGAAACAATATAGCTTTTGTGTCGATAGTAAATGTGACACTTATTCCGTTGCTTATCCTAAGTGTTTGGTATTATTTATACGGTGACATAAAAGGTAGTTTTATAAGTAAAATTTCTCAAATTTATATTGCGATGTTTATGTTGTCATCATTTGTGTTTTGGTGTGGTATAAAAGCAGAAATAAATTATTATCTAAATAAGCCTCAGGGCTGGAAACCAACAAGTAAAGTCTTTGATAAAGTTGAAGGCTGGGCACAAGTTATATATGATAATATCGGTAAGTTAAGCTTTTCTTTTGTTGGTTTGATTATAGCTATTTATT